The Myotis daubentonii chromosome 19, mMyoDau2.1, whole genome shotgun sequence genome window below encodes:
- the LOC132222135 gene encoding 2'-5'-oligoadenylate synthase 1-like, with the protein MWSLQAMVTRDLEVIPARDLDKFIEHHLLPDTPFRTQVKQAIDTICSFLKVRCFLQDRVRVSKVVKGGSSGKGTALKDRSDADLVVFLSPLTSFQEQFERRGEFIQEIRTQLEACQQEIMFTVHFEVQKSVFWNPRALSFTLKSRSSWAEAEVEFDVLPAYDVLGQVTGPYRPDPDVYVRLIRECERLGKEGEFSPCFTELQRAFLKQRPAKLKSLIRLVKHWYQKCKEKLGQSLPPQYALELLTVYAWERAGRQTDFSTAQGFRTVLELVMNYRQLCIHWTQYYDSSHPVIGPYLRRQLQKPRPVILDPADPTGNVAGGKPERWEPLAGEARLWMTYPCFRKGDGSPVGSWNISA; encoded by the exons ATGTGGTCGCTCCAAGCGATGGTAACCAGGGATCTCGAAGTGATCCCAGCCAGGGATCTGGACAAGTTCATCGAACACCACCTCCTGCCAGACACCCCTTTCCGAACGCAGGTCAAGCAAGCCATTGACACCATCTGCAGTTTCCTGAAGGTGCGGTGCTTCCTCCAAGACAGAGTCCGGGTGTCGAAGGTTGTAAAG GGCGGCTCCTCGGGCAAAGGCACCGCTCTCAAAGACCGGTCTGACGCCGACCTCGTCGTCTTCCTCAGCCCCCTCACAAGTTTTCAGGAGCAGTTTGAGCGCCGAGGAGAGTTCATCCAGGAAATCAGAACACAGCTGGAAGCATGTCAGCAAGAGATAATGTTTACCGTGCACTTCGAGGTCCAGAAATCTGTATTTTGGAACCCCCGCGCACTCAGCTTCACCCTCAAAAGCCGCTCTTCCTGGGCGGAGGCGGAGGTGGAGTTTGATGTGCTGCCCGCCTACGATGTCCTGG GTCAGGTGACGGGGCCCTACAGACCTGACCCCGACGTCTATGTCAGGCTCATCCGCGAGTGCGAGAGACTGGGGAAGGAGGGCGAGTTCTCCCCCTGCTTCACAGAGCTGCAGCGGGCCTTCCTGAAGCAGCGCCCCGCCAAGCTCAAGAGCCTCATCCGCCTGGTCAAGCACTGGTACCAAAAG TGTAAGGAGAAGCTTGGACAGTCCCTGCCGCCTCAGTACGCCCTGGAGCTCCTGACCGTCTACGCTTGGGAGCGTGCAGGCCGGCAAACCGACTTCAGCACGGCGCAGGGATTTCGGACCGTCTTGGAATTAGTCATGAACTACCGGCAGCTTTGCATACACTGGACACAGTATTACGACAGTTCACATCCTGTGATTGGTCCATACCTGCGGAGGCAGCTCCAGAAACCCAG GCCTGTGATTCTGGACCCAGCGGACCCTACAGGAAACGTTGCTGGTGGAAAGCCAGAACGCTGGGAGCCGCTGGCGGGAGAGGCTAGGCTCTGGATGACGTACCCATGCTTTCGCAAAGGAGATGGGTCTCCAGTGGGCTCCTGGAACATATCG GCCTAA